A genomic window from Pyxicephalus adspersus chromosome 2, UCB_Pads_2.0, whole genome shotgun sequence includes:
- the LOC140323515 gene encoding protocadherin gamma-B7-like: MLKMLKLNENLQTYKGIRWQVIFSFLFSWLYHSVSGQIHYSIVEEKRKDSVIANIAEDLGLDINNLSSRKLQIVSHVSEKYFYVNLGNGILYVKDRIDRETLCRKATTCFLKFDVMVENPLYFFNVHIEIQDINDNAPVFFPDTIKVETIELTLPGARFALQSAEDPDIGINSIQTYKLSDNHYFTLSDTNREDGSSFLELVLEKSLDRETQNIHELILIAYDGGNPVRSGTAIIKVIITDANDNAPVFAQNVYKVSINENAPVNSTVIIVEATDKDEGTNAQITYSFSKSSESIHHTGMFSINCTSGEIKTNKKFDFEELIKYELSVQAKDGGGLVAHAKVLIEVIDDNDNAPQIIVTSLSSSIPEDSEPGTVIAVIKVHDQDSGENGEVDCQIAEKVPFEVMLSSNRFYKIVTTKPVDREKIPSYNITVVATDRGSPPLSTRRSIRLEISDTNDNPPVFFKSTFVAYVSENNLPGSSIYSVKASDPDAGDNAKIMYSFFNTNTEDLSMATYLSINIETGVLYAQKSFDYEENKEFVLQVTARDNGSPPLSSNATLIIRIVDQNDNAPKILYPSSENGLSMFEMVPFSSEPGSLITKVVAVDEDSGHNSWLSYHFMQVSEPFYFIINEITGEIRTSRVFQGKDILNHKVVVMVKDNGVPSLSATTTLNLVIADSFQQVVPKIDSHANDGNPDSNLQLYLVVALALISLLFIVTIVVFIISKCRGSKSPTTSFSTSLYPPMDPRVLSMYSDGTLTLPYPYNFCVTLDSADNDFTLIPPNQNVPVENLIDTDDSGLGSESCNNPLANRSTEQMTLLWDQGK, from the exons ATGCTGAAAATGCTCAAGCTGAATGAAAATTTACAGACATACAAAGGAATCAGATGGCAAGTAATATTTTCCTTCTTATTTTCCTGGCTGTATCATTCAGTCTCTGGTCAGATTCATTATTCTATtgtagaagaaaagagaaaagactCTGTTATAGCAAATATTGCAGAAGATCTTGGATTAGATATTAACAATCTCTCATCTAGAAAACTGCAGATTGTTTCCCATGTttcagagaaatatttttatgtgaatcTAGGTAATGGAATTCTATATGTGAAGGACAGAATAGACAGAGAAACACTCTGTAGGAAAGCAACTACATGCTTTCTAAAATTTGATGTCATGGTTGAAAATCCTCTCTATTTTTTCAATGTTCATATAGAAATTCAGGATATAAATGATAATGCTCCAGTGTTTTTTCCAGATACTATTAAAGTAGAAACTATTGAATTGACTCTTCCAGGAGCCAGATTTGCTTTACAAAGCGCAGAAGATCCAGATATTGGTATTAATTCCATACAGACATATAAGCTCAGTGATAATCATTACTTTACACTGTCTGATACAAACAGAGAAGATGGGAGTTCATTTCTAGAACTTGTATTGGAAAAATCTTTAGATCGAGAGACACAAAATATTCATGAACTGATTCTCATAGCCTATGATGGAGGAAATCCAGTTAGGTCTGGAACAGCCATAATTAAAGTAATTATTACTGATGCCAATGACAATGCCCCTGTATTtgcacaaaatgtatataaagttaGTATCAATGAAAATGCTCCTGTTAACTCAACAGTAATTATAGTGGAGGCAACAGACAAAGATGAAGGCACCAATGCACAGATCACATACTCATTTAGTAAAAGCTCAGAAAGCATTCATCATACAGGTATGTTTAGCATCAATTGTACAAGTGGTgaaattaaaactaataaaaaatttgattttgaggagttaataaaatatgaattatctGTACAAGCCAAAGATGGTGGAGGCCTTGTTGCCCATGCCAAGGTCCTAATAGAAGTGATAGATGACAATGATAATGCTCCTCAGATAATCGTAACCTCATTATCATCTTCTATCCCTGAGGATTCAGAACCTGGAACAGTGATTGCTGTAATAAAGGTTCATGATCAAGATTCTGGGGAAAATGGGGAAGTCGACTGTCAGATTGCAGAGAAGGTACCATTTGAGGTAATGCTGTCATCTAACAGATTTTATAAGATAGTTACTACAAAGCCAGTAGATAGAGAAAAAATACCTAGCTACAATATAACTGTTGTAGCTACTGACAGAGGATCTCCACCACTTTCTACTAGAAGATCCATCAGACTGGAAATATCAGATACTAATGACAATCCACCAGTATTTTTTAAATCCACTTTTGTTGCTTATGTATCAGAAAACAACTTACCTGGATCCTCAATATACAGCGTAAAAGCATCAGATCCTGATGCCGGTGACAATGCTAAAATAATGTActcatttttcaatacaaatacagAAGATCTCTCAATGGCCACTTACCTCTCCATTAATATAGAGACTGGAGTTCTCTATGCTCAGAAGTCTTTTGattatgaagaaaacaaagagTTTGTATTACAAGTTACTGCTAGAGATAATGGGTCACCACCTCTAAGCAGCAATGCCACATTAATTATCCGAATAGTAGATCAAAATGACAATGCACCAAAAATCCTCTACCCCTCATCAGAAAATGGTTTATCTATGTTTGAGATGGTCCCTTTCTCCTCTGAACCTGGATCTTTAATAACAAAAGTGGTTGCAGTGGATGAAGACTCCGGACATAACTCTTGGCTGTCTTATCATTTCATGCAAGTCTCTGAACCgttttattttatcatcaatGAAATTACTGGAGAAATCAGGACATCACGGGTCTTTCAAGGAAAGGATATCCTGAATCATAAAGTTGTGGTGATGGTGAAGGACAATGGAGTCCCCTCTCTCTCAGCTACTACCACCCTAAATCTTGTTATTGCAGACAGTTTTCAACAGGTAGTTCCTAAAATTGACAGTCATGCTAATGATGGGAATCCTGATTCGAATCTGCAGCTATACTTAGTGGTTGCCTTAGCACtgatttcccttttatttattgtaactaTTGTGGTGTTCATCATATCAAAGTGCAGAGGTTCAAAATCCCCAACAACTTCTTTTAGTACAAGTTTGTATCCTCCAATGGATCCCAGAGTGCTGTCCATGTATAGTGATGGGACTTTAACACTCCCCTACCCATATAACTTCTGTGTGACTTTGGATTCAGCAGACAATGACTTTACATTAATTCCACCAAACCAAAATGTCCCTGTGGAAAATTTAATTGACACGGATGATTCAGGACTTGGCAGTGAAAGTTGCAACAATCCATTGGCCAATAGGAGTACTGAGCAG atgacattactttgggacCAAGGCAAGTAA